From the genome of Nitrospirota bacterium, one region includes:
- a CDS encoding NADH-quinone oxidoreductase subunit I, translating to MSNNRKLNFSITNILKKVLFIDLIQGLAVTFGYTFTKTMTMRYPDEETWIPYQRFRGLHTLNRNKAGRELCVGCELCAKSCPTQCITVVPMEDKTGKGIADRVAARWEINLLRCMFCGLCEDACPTEALKLGRQYELAGKKMQRQFRSKDELLAPQAIPFDFEGGVIVKARLERDEDGAVVKPDLSSQKRWW from the coding sequence ATGAGTAATAACCGCAAATTAAATTTCAGCATAACAAATATCCTCAAAAAAGTCCTGTTCATAGACCTCATCCAGGGCCTCGCTGTCACATTTGGCTATACCTTCACAAAGACCATGACCATGAGATACCCTGATGAAGAGACATGGATTCCCTATCAGAGATTCAGGGGGCTTCATACATTAAACAGGAACAAGGCCGGTAGAGAGTTATGTGTAGGTTGTGAGCTCTGCGCAAAGTCATGCCCGACCCAGTGCATTACTGTTGTCCCGATGGAGGACAAGACGGGAAAGGGGATTGCAGACAGGGTTGCAGCGAGATGGGAGATAAACCTGTTGCGCTGCATGTTCTGCGGCCTGTGTGAGGATGCATGCCCGACAGAGGCGCTAAAACTGGGTAGACAGTATGAACTTGCAGGTAAGAAGATGCAGAGACAGTTTCGCTCAAAGGATGAGCTCCTTGCTCCACAGGCAATACCGTTTGATTTTGAGGGCGGTGTGATAGTCAAGGCACGTTTGGAGAGGGATGAGGATGGCGCTGTTGTGAAGCCGGATTTGAGTTCACAAAAGAGGTGGTGGTAA
- a CDS encoding NADH-quinone oxidoreductase subunit J, which translates to MVFFFIFAVIAVVSAVGVVTLRNPVHSVLSLMVCFLQMAALFVLLRSPFLAAVQVFVYVGAVMVLFLFVIMMLDIRRASMKRFVSGGHSWVIALLVILIAEMVLILSRSRFAEMAVSTTSRLDGSVKEMGTVLFSKYLLPFEIISMILLVALLGAIVLGKKELR; encoded by the coding sequence ATGGTCTTTTTTTTCATATTTGCAGTTATTGCTGTAGTCTCTGCCGTTGGAGTTGTGACATTGCGAAATCCTGTACACAGTGTCCTGTCTCTTATGGTATGTTTCCTTCAGATGGCGGCGCTGTTTGTTTTGCTCCGTTCTCCCTTTCTGGCTGCGGTTCAGGTATTCGTATATGTCGGCGCCGTCATGGTGCTTTTCTTATTTGTAATCATGATGCTGGATATACGTCGGGCAAGTATGAAGAGGTTTGTTTCCGGAGGACACTCCTGGGTAATAGCCCTCCTGGTAATTCTTATTGCTGAAATGGTTCTCATTTTATCCAGGAGCAGATTTGCAGAGATGGCAGTTTCTACAACAAGCCGTCTTGACGGCAGTGTGAAGGAGATGGGTACGGTATTGTTTTCAAAGTATCTCCTTCCGTTTGAAATTATTTCCATGATACTTCTTGTAGCCCTGCTTGGCGCAATAGTATTGGGAAAAAAGGAGCTAAGGTAA
- the nuoK gene encoding NADH-quinone oxidoreductase subunit NuoK translates to MVPLSWYIILSSVLFIIGTAGVLLRRNILIVLMSVELILNSVNINFVAFSYYHQDLRGQIFSIFIIAVAAAEVAVALGILIALVRNKSALNVDEIRTMKG, encoded by the coding sequence ATGGTTCCGTTGTCATGGTACATAATTCTCAGCTCAGTCCTTTTTATCATAGGGACTGCTGGTGTATTGCTCAGAAGGAATATTCTGATAGTCCTGATGTCAGTTGAACTGATATTAAACTCAGTAAATATCAACTTTGTTGCCTTTTCGTATTATCATCAGGACCTGAGGGGACAGATATTTTCCATTTTCATTATAGCAGTTGCAGCGGCTGAGGTGGCTGTGGCGCTTGGTATATTAATCGCTCTTGTGAGGAACAAATCAGCGCTCAATGTTGATGAAATAAGGACAATGAAAGGATGA
- a CDS encoding monovalent cation/H+ antiporter subunit D family protein, with product MEVIESVRPLLALSVSFIAMFVVLGFNKMPNQRDITSFVAAIIKFLIVISMAPIILSGNIIEYSMFTVLPGIEFKFRVDALGMVFATIASFLWILASVYSVGYMRSSKEHAQTRFFACFTVSIFAAVGGAFSANLFTLLVFYEILSLATYPLVYHKETPESWAGSKKYIIYLVGTSKTFLLAAVILTFVIAGTLDFAPHGLLAGVNASPVLLTVVYICFLIGFAKAAIMPFHAWLPAAMVAPTPVSALLHAVAVVKMGVFCVLRVVFNVYGIDLMRDLNLGIATAYVVSFTIILSSIYALTQDNLKRRLAYSTVSQLSYIVLGAVLLTPSGMVGGIVHIANHAFSKITLFFCAGSIYCAAHKTEISELSGIGRKLPWTMTAFFIASLSMIGVYPAAGFISKWYLAMGSIEAHEIPILVVLLVSSVLNAAYFLPITYKAFFEKEGNKHNKEWDHELHKDSHDDHGHGEIREIPLVAIPLVVTSVISIIVGIYPDYFLGLAKVVIR from the coding sequence TTGGAAGTTATAGAGTCTGTAAGGCCACTTTTAGCGCTATCCGTTTCCTTTATAGCCATGTTTGTGGTGCTGGGATTCAACAAGATGCCGAATCAGCGCGACATTACATCGTTTGTTGCGGCTATTATAAAGTTTTTGATTGTAATCTCGATGGCCCCGATTATCCTTTCAGGCAATATTATTGAATATTCAATGTTTACAGTATTGCCGGGCATAGAGTTCAAGTTCAGGGTGGATGCCCTGGGGATGGTCTTTGCCACCATTGCCTCATTCCTCTGGATCCTGGCTTCTGTTTATTCCGTAGGCTATATGAGAAGCAGCAAGGAGCATGCACAGACAAGGTTCTTTGCATGTTTTACTGTCAGCATCTTTGCGGCCGTAGGCGGTGCATTCTCCGCCAATCTGTTTACACTTCTGGTATTCTATGAAATACTCAGTCTTGCCACATATCCGCTCGTTTATCATAAAGAGACACCGGAGTCATGGGCAGGAAGTAAAAAATACATTATATACCTGGTAGGAACATCAAAGACATTTTTACTGGCTGCAGTAATCCTGACCTTCGTAATTGCAGGCACCCTTGATTTCGCGCCTCATGGTCTGCTGGCCGGTGTGAATGCCTCACCTGTTCTTCTGACAGTAGTCTATATCTGTTTTCTTATCGGTTTTGCAAAGGCTGCAATCATGCCATTCCACGCATGGCTGCCGGCAGCCATGGTGGCGCCGACCCCCGTCAGTGCGCTTCTGCATGCAGTTGCCGTTGTCAAAATGGGTGTCTTCTGCGTCCTTCGTGTAGTATTTAATGTATATGGCATTGATCTGATGCGTGATCTCAACCTTGGTATTGCAACTGCCTATGTAGTTTCGTTTACGATAATATTGTCTTCAATCTATGCCCTGACGCAGGACAATCTTAAGAGAAGGCTTGCATATTCAACAGTGAGCCAGCTTTCTTATATAGTTCTTGGGGCTGTTTTACTTACGCCGAGCGGCATGGTAGGCGGTATTGTACATATTGCGAATCATGCATTTTCAAAGATTACTCTCTTCTTTTGTGCAGGTTCAATTTATTGTGCGGCGCACAAGACAGAGATAAGCGAACTCTCAGGCATAGGGCGAAAACTGCCGTGGACAATGACTGCATTCTTCATAGCATCTCTGAGTATGATAGGGGTATATCCGGCAGCCGGTTTTATCAGCAAGTGGTATCTTGCTATGGGTTCGATTGAGGCGCATGAGATTCCCATACTTGTTGTTCTTCTTGTAAGTTCAGTCCTTAATGCTGCATATTTCCTGCCTATAACGTACAAGGCTTTTTTTGAAAAAGAGGGCAATAAACATAATAAGGAGTGGGACCACGAATTACATAAAGACAGTCATGACGATCACGGTCATGGAGAGATTAGAGAGATACCGCTTGTTGCCATACCACTTGTCGTTACGTCTGTAATCTCCATAATAGTGGGCATTTATCCGGACTACTTCCTTGGTCTGGCAAAGGTAGTAATCAGGTAA